The Oreochromis aureus strain Israel breed Guangdong linkage group 15, ZZ_aureus, whole genome shotgun sequence genome contains the following window.
CTCTTTGagtgttcttgtttgtttcgTTATTAATTAGCAGTTTTATTGGAGGTTATAAAAGAACAGtttccagtttttattttaagctAAGTTATGGCTTGCTATATCTCCTAACATGTGGAAAGATTCCTTTAAGCGATTtagcactttttatttttgtttctcagaCTGTGAATCTTACAAAAGAAGGGGAGAGCACACCTCTGACTTTCTGCTGGCGCTCCCTTCTTCCTCCAACCCCCTCCTCTCCTCCGGTGTCCTTCGAGCAATCATCTGCAGCTCCTTCTCCTCAGGACTCTTCTGagcatttcttttcttcttctcctcctcctcttcctccgctATCTCTTTTGAATGATGAGGCATTTCCTGTTGCTCCTCCTTTGTGGATGCTTTCTTCTTCAGCAGCAAAGGCTTGGTCGCCTTGGTCCACCGCTGTAAGCTCTCCCTGTTCCCTCGCTTTGTCTCCTCCTTACGTCCTTCCTCTTTGCCCTTGTTTTTATGGAAGAGTGAGAGCCTCTTAGTTGtctcttcctcttcatcttcttcatcagACGTTTCTTCTTTTGATTTCTTTCTGCGTGTGTCTCTATTCTCATCTGATTCATCATCTGGGAATATGAAAAGagtaagatttatttttattatttttctcacTGAAACACCTCTGATAGGACGCTGCCAGAAAAGTCTCCACCATCAGCAAGATTCCACTTCTTGTAATGAAATATTTCTTGCCAGCTGGCAGCACTGGACCTCAGTAGTGCTAGCAATGCTTTATGGGAATTATCAGCATGGCTGGAGCGATCAGATGACTTGGCAGAAGCTCCATTTTGCAGAATCAGTATCACTATTTCATTGtactcaaaataaaacaatttctcTGTTGAACATTGCAGAGATAGAAAGAGCTGATTGCAGTCTTGATGAGTTTAGACGGTATGGGGAGATCATTGCAACTGTAACCGAGCGCTTGAATTTTCCAACATTGAGCTACTCATTCATTTCTGTTGACGAGCTGTCATTTTGCCAGCCGTGCTGGCCTCGCTCCCCTGCGAGTGAGGGGGCTGAGATTCATCATGTAGATGGAAGTGCTTCCATCAATCAGCCAGCCCTGAGATAGCAAGCAGTTTCCATTTACAAGGCAGTTTTTGTTTCAgcgctttctctctctgtcttaaGATCCAGCTTCTACCATTTGGTTAATGTTAAAtcttttcatttgctttgagtGGCCTGTattatcaaaatgaaaaatttgaCTGCATCTTTAGATGCCAAACTCTCGATCTCCTTTTCCAATTTACTTACGCTACTTTTACTTTATAATAGATGGATTTCAAAGAAGGACCTGGAAATGTGCTGCTTGCCTTTGCTCTCCTCTTCTGAATTCTCCTCTGCTCGCTTCTCGTCATAGCCTTCTTCATCTTCCTCCCTCTTTTCATCCTCGCCCTCCCTCCACTCCTCTGCAGACTCGGAGATGTGGCTTCCCGGGCTTTCATCACTCTCCCGTTTCACCTGCACTTCTTCAGCTTCATTGTCCCCCTGCGACTGTCTGTCTTCCATGCCCGCATCCTTTTCATCTTTTCCATTTCCCGTCCTCTTGGACAGGATAGATCGTTCGCCGGGGCCTCCCAAAGCTTCCAACATGGATCGATCTGAAAATAGGGGAGAGTGGGGATTTAATTTACTAGAAGAAATTTATTTTCTAGTGATGTTAAAAGAAGCGCTTACACAAAATTACTACGGTTTATTATGGGGTTTATTGTTGTTACCCCCATGTTTTTGATTGATAGTAGGAGGCATATGTAACCCTgacaattaaaaaaaccccaaaacccaTTATCTTCATCTTTGACCACATTCAAATTGCTATccttgtttttccttcccaccttACCATTGTGTGATTGACTTGGGTACtggcactgattttttttttaaaaagctaggTATGCTGTTATGTGGAAGGACGTCATACGTGTTCTGATTTCTTTCCCTCACAGAGCCTCAGCAGAAGTTAAATCTACCTCAGCACTTTTGAAGCACTTTTTTAGCCCGACTTTgctgaaaaacataaataatggAAACtatacatcactgtcacagctGCTGCATTTAACCCGCCGATTAAATACTCCATAAAAAATAAGAAGCATAACCACATGATGTATAGGAAGGTCCAGCTCACCAGGGACATCATCTGTAGCCTGAAGGGTcggtgctgctgctgtaggCGTATCAGCTCTCCCCCGACCACCTTAAATGAAAATGAGTCGCTCGAGCCTTCCATCATTCTTATCTTCATGCACACGTAAACGGGATGAGTAATCCGTGACTCACCTTGAGCAGCGATCTCCTGCATCTCCTTCAGAAAGTTTTGATGACGAAGGATAGTAACAAGCCGgtcatctgcacacacacacaaccacattaaaatgcaaacatataacagtgaagaagaagaagaagaagaagaagaagaagaagaagaagatgaagaagaagaaaattagCAGATAAAAGGCAGGGAATCTATGCTGTAGGGGGTAAATCACAGGTGTacatctttcccttttcactgtTTTCAAAGGATTCAGAGACGCGCTTTTGTGGATTCATCAGAGTTAATTGCCCTGGAATTTACTGCTTTCAAAGCAAGAGCACAATTAATCACTTGGCCCATAGAGGCTCCCACAGCAGCAAGCGAGCACTTGGACTTTCTGCTGACCCACAAACAGCACTGCAAACAGCATGCAGTAGCAGGAGCAAGAGACAGACACTGTACTGTATCATGTTCTTGTATCAATCTGTGATCTCTCGTTTCCTTTTACTCCTCCCCTCCATTCTCCTTTCTTTCCATCCCCTACGGTGGTGTACAGTTTCCCGCTCACAGCGCTCGCTCACTAGCAAATGCTCGATGAGTAAGGctgtaattgatttttttttttgtgggtttttttttttttttacaacaagGACGACATCAAGGTAAAACACTACCTATCTAACTGAATCATCTTTACCGAGTCCTAGTGACCTCTCTGTATAAAACACTCTGCAGCAGACTTTTACCCAGCATTCACTGCATCAATCCATTAACCTTATGATCAGAGCACTATGCACTCGTTACAAGAGAACGGTGGATTTCTTCTAAAATACAGCACTTTTCCAGCAAGGCCTGACCTCTTTTAATCCACTCTTTTATATGGGAATGACAGCAGTGAGGGTAGGGATGATGATAATAACTGACCAGGGAAATCTGTATAAATCTATAAAGAGGGAGCCACCTCTACCAGTGTCCTCACAAATTGGTAAAGGTTAGAAATAATGTAAACGTACATccatttttgattttattcccATGGGGTCAAATCAGAAAATATGTTATCCCAACAGATTTTGCACAGTAAGAGATCCAACACTTTCAtgatgagcaagcacttggcaataGAGGGGGAAAATACATTATAGCTGATTAAACCCTCAGATTAATGGAATGTAAAACTAAAACCTAAAACACTGCCTCGCCGGAGCAATATGAAGTAAACgcactgtgtttctgcagcatgTTTAAGATATGAGGATGTTAAGAAAAGGTCAACAGAGAGGATAACACCATCCAACAGTCTGGGAAATGTTTTTATGTGAAAATCAAAGTTTTATTGGTGTTTTTAGATGGGACTAGATAATAGCCGGACTGTGGGTTATCTTACACAGTCTTTATGTGGATGCAGCCTGTGTGCAGTAGAAGAAGAGACATGCTTCAGTTTTATGTAATATTCTAACACGTAATTGCAAAACCAattcttttttattaataacTCATTTTTTAAGTGCATGTTGCCTGTGCTAATTTAAGCTATCAATGTAGTTGTTTGCGGCACTGAGCCATGCTAACAGCCCCTTTAAATGATAAAGGACATTTGATTGTGCTCAGTGTTGCCGAGCTGTCTTCCTTCTTTTGCTTACCCGTCTTCAGTGTGACCAAACACTCCTGACTGACAGGCATGGGGTGTGGCCTCGATAGGACATCTGCCAGCGCCTCCACGATGCATTTCATCACCTGTGGATGCACACAATCCAGAATCAGAGGAGAGACAGTCCCCAAATGAGCCAAAAAAAAGTGAGAATTACagtaaaacaagctgctgttgcAAGCAAGATGAATTCAACTGAATCAAAAGCAGCGTATGAGTCTGAGACTCTTTGAATGCAGCTCGTGTGCTAACTTAGCCACTAATTGAAAGATATAAATCTCTGTAGGTGAGAGATCAAAATAATTTCAACTCCCATTGTGCCAATCCTACATGCATACATAATTTTTCacaatctttttcttcttcttcttcttctttttttaaaggtgaCCAGCTTCTTCCCACAAGACCTTTGAAGAGCTCAAATTCCACATTTCCCTTTAGTAGCCAACCTTATTCTGGAAAGCTctattttctctgtctctctctccctccctctctgtcaGTGGATTTAGCATCCTCAAAATCATGGAGGTCAAGGCTCTCCATTGCTCTCAAATTGCTTTCTATTGATTTTTACAAAGTCAAATGTGGGTTTGCCTCACAATGAAGGCGCTTGAAGCTTTAAATTATTGGGATTAAACATTTCTAATCACTGCGTGCCTTAAGAGTGCAGCTGGAGAGCAGCTAGAAGGCAATGCAGTGGATTTGTATTATTTGTCATACTGAAAAGAAGAATATCCCTGGAGTATTGATTTAAGAAGGTTAACTCTAACCTGcactactttgttttttttcttttttttttctttgcttttctgttGCTCCAATAAAACTAATATTAGAATAGAAAATGTAACcaaaaacaataagaaaataTTTACCTTTACGTCCTCATTCTCCAGCTGACGCGAAGTCACTGGCAATGAAAGGACTGCAAGAGAAcaagaacagagagagaaaagaaaatcatgcATGTTCATTTGTTCACATGCTTTTCATAATCCCTACAGctcctgtgtgtgcgtgcgtgcgtgcgtgtgtgcttttctttcctcactcGCTGTGTTACTACAAGCCTCTGACTGTTTTAGTAACGGGAACAATTGTGCCAAAGGCGCAGGTGAATTTCGCTGCAATTAAAGATGTGCTTGTCGCTGTCCTCGGTGCTGAACCCTGGCAGTCACAATACTTAATGCAGATTTCCTTCAACCAACCGACTGTGTCTTCATATCGCTCAACTTCATCAAGGTTTAGCTCTCTGTTCTTTTTCTTACCGCAGCTAGACAGGATTGTCAAAAGGAACAGTCCTCTCCTGATCATGTTTGGAAACGAGGCGAAGTAGCTCTCcaggaataataaaaaaatagcgAAGCTTTTATCAGAAGGTTAGGTTTCTTCCCTGTAAATCAAAGTCGGTGGATTAGGGACGCATTCTGAACAAAACTTAGCCGCCTTTCGGTATTTCTGGAGAGCTAGATTTTCTGCAGCATCGGTGACCCGACAGCCTCCGTCCTCTCCGGTCTCTCCACCAACACCTCGCTGCAACAGCACCCTTTTTATAGCGTGAGCTGGAGAGAGGAAATGACATCATCCTGGGACAAATAATTGCTGTTGTACCTGATCGTACCTCGGTGGTTGTCAGGGCGTGTGCCAGTTCAGAGTGCCTCAGGTATGAAAGTGAGCATTTCTATCCCTGTGTGCTGTTTGAGCATcgatcatgtttttttttttatcctttgtATGGTTTAACTGGAAGCGTATGTAGGTTTGGGTAAGAATTCTTCAGTTACCTTAGCTAAGTAAGAAAAAAAGCcgacaaaaaataaattttttgtGGCTTTGcttctgtacaccaccacagtggcagtataatttttgaaaaatgaatttttGATTGTGCAGACTCTAGCTTTGATTCGAGAGGTTTATGTTATACATttgatttagaaaaaagcaacaaccgcacaggacaaagacacacaacaaGGAAAACAGGACAAGCTGAAACAGACAGGATAAAGGGGGGTAGACAGATGGCGGGATTTTGAATAAGTAAGAAGGAATATGAATGGTGATGATCATCATCCTGATATACATGTTTATCTGCACAATTACCACCCACAAAAATATGGATGTATATCTGAACACATACCTATAgctatatgtatataaatatatacaccaAGCACTGACATGTGAAGTAAATATgactgattatctcttcatcatggcaGCTGTCAGAGAGTAAGTGAACATTTTGTTCTGTGCAAGTGTAAGGATCTGAGGATTTTGACAAGGGTCAGTGACTAGATGACTGCAGCTGTTGTGGGGTGTTCCtggtctgcagtggtcagtatctaTCAAAAGTGGTCCAAGGAAGGAACAGTGGTGAGTCAGTGACAAGATTGTGGGCGGCCAAGACTCAATGATGCTCATGGGGAACAAAGGTAAGCTACTGCAGCTCAAACTGCCTAAATAGTTAATGTTGGTTCTGATGGTGTCAGAACACACAGTGCATGACAGTTTGCTGTGTATGGAGCTGCATAGCTGCAGACCAGGAAGGATGCACATGCTGCCCACTGCTCACCAAGGAAAGCAGCAACAGTGGACAGGTGAATATCAGAACTGGACGATGGAGCAAAAGAAGACAATCTGATGGTCCGattaatcacattttcttttacatcacgTGGATGGCCGGATATGTGTACCCCGCTTACCTGGGAAACACCTGGCACAGGATCCACTGTGGGAAGAAAGCAAGCTTGTGCAGGCAGTGTGATGCTTTGggcaatgttctgctgggaaaccttgggtcctgCGCTCCTTGTAGCTATTACTTTGACACATACCACCTACCTAAGCATTGTTGCAGACCATCCTTTCTTGGAAACAGTATTCACTGATagctgtggcctctttcagtAGGATCATACACCCTGCCACAAAGCAGAAATGGTTCAGGAATGGTTAGAGGAGCACAACAGCAAGATTGAAGTGTGGACTTCAAATTCCCCAGATTTAAATCCAGTTGAGCTTCTGTGGGATGTGAACCCCTGAATTGAAGGGGGGGTCTGCATTTCCTTCACATCTTGTTTAAAGACTATTTGATCTGGCAGCTGACTCCAGTCCCCCTCGATCCTGTACTGGATAAGCAGTCAAGAAAATGGATGTATTGTGAATAAATGATAGTGTCTCTGTCAACATCACTGTGTGATTCCCCACAGGACAAAGATGGATTATCAAGCTGTATTTACTGATTGTGCCGCTTGACTGCCCAAATGTGTTGCCCGgtgatgttttattaaaaattattgcTGTCATTGTCCAGATTTGCTCATGTGAGCATGTGGCCCAAATTAAACTGAGCTATGTTGCAAGGTCTGTTCATATTTAGGAACAATGCAGTATTTACCTTTCTAGATTAATATGTTATAATTACAGCATACAGTTTATATTGTGCCTGTTGAtacagataaaacagaaaacctcTTTCTCTGAGCCAAATACACAGCCTTCTTCACACATCTATTGAATGAAGCACTCTTTTGGTAACGCCTTAAATAATTTTCACCTATTTAGACACAATTTatcacagtgtaacacatttaCTCATCATGCACAATAGAACGCAGGTGTTAGATACAACTGCAGCTG
Protein-coding sequences here:
- the chga gene encoding chromogranin-A isoform X1: MIRRGLFLLTILSSCVLSLPVTSRQLENEDVKVMKCIVEALADVLSRPHPMPVSQECLVTLKTDDRLVTILRHQNFLKEMQEIAAQGGRGRADTPTAAAPTLQATDDVPDRSMLEALGGPGERSILSKRTGNGKDEKDAGMEDRQSQGDNEAEEVQVKRESDESPGSHISESAEEWREGEDEKREEDEEGYDEKRAEENSEEESKDDESDENRDTRRKKSKEETSDEEDEEEETTKRLSLFHKNKGKEEGRKEETKRGNRESLQRWTKATKPLLLKKKASTKEEQQEMPHHSKEIAEEEEEEKKKRNAQKSPEEKELQMIARRTPEERRGLEEEGSASRKSEEPEIESLAAIESELENVAQKLHELRRG
- the chga gene encoding chromogranin-A isoform X2; this encodes MIRRGLFLLTILSSCVLSLPVTSRQLENEDVKVMKCIVEALADVLSRPHPMPVSQECLVTLKTDDRLVTILRHQNFLKEMQEIAAQDRSMLEALGGPGERSILSKRTGNGKDEKDAGMEDRQSQGDNEAEEVQVKRESDESPGSHISESAEEWREGEDEKREEDEEGYDEKRAEENSEEESKDDESDENRDTRRKKSKEETSDEEDEEEETTKRLSLFHKNKGKEEGRKEETKRGNRESLQRWTKATKPLLLKKKASTKEEQQEMPHHSKEIAEEEEEEKKKRNAQKSPEEKELQMIARRTPEERRGLEEEGSASRKSEEPEIESLAAIESELENVAQKLHELRRG